In Primulina eburnea isolate SZY01 chromosome 14, ASM2296580v1, whole genome shotgun sequence, the following proteins share a genomic window:
- the LOC140813064 gene encoding L-type lectin-domain containing receptor kinase IX.1-like — translation MHCFTIGIYFFFFLLFSTPASTISVSLSFNFASFGSNENNHFINTQGDAYISPQGIELTPNEFNVSRVSRVGRATYVEPLHLWDKNSGNLSDFSTHFSFVIDSSGRRDFADGITFFFAPVNSSVRTASYGASIGLNNNTDGVYSNSSAETFFAVEFDTYQNPFDPVAPHVGIDVNSMVSVATAYWQNDFTRGRQNEAWISYTGSSKLLTVNFTNTYNNTIRPGSLSRVVDLRDYMPEKVVFGFSGATGDFFERNTVKSWDFYSNLIFDVTSNVPAPSPTPDPPVNLITVDGNRKRKRGVWRLAFGLGAAGLLIVLLVLGFAGCFLKKKNDIKSSMEKEFERSAGAKRFSYKKLARGTDDFAEKLKLGEGGFGGVYRGYFKETDSYVAVKRISKGSRQGLKEYASEVKIISQLRHRNLVQLIGWCHEKGELLLVYEFLPNGSLDSHLFKHNSVLTWEVRYKIAQGLASALLYLHEEWKQCVVHRDIKSSNIILDSNFDAKLGDFGLARLVDHENGSQTTKIVGTRGYMAPEYAISGRARKESDIFSFGVVLLEITCGRSAIDAIFQEDDQLRLVEWVWQLYGAGKILDSAEQDLGTEQNCGEMETLLVLGLWCAHPDCRHRPTIRQAINVMNFEAPLPVLPEVMPVPVYQSPSMHVGESSGVNHSTSGSDSMGCSSHYGNPSKFTTYSNALAPLLKTV, via the coding sequence ATGCATTGTTTCACCATTGGGAtttacttcttcttcttcttgctCTTCTCCACCCCCGCAAGTACTATTTCGGTTTCGTTATCCTTCAACTTTGCCAGCTTCGGGTCTAACGAGAACAATCACTTCATCAACACCCAAGGAGATGCTTACATCTCACCCCAAGGGATTGAGCTCACCCCGAATGAGTTCAATGTTTCACGGGTATCAAGAGTGGGTCGCGCCACTTATGTCGAGCCGCTGCATCTGTGGGACAAGAATTCCGGGAATTTGAGTGATTTTTCGACTCATTTTTCGTTTGTGATAGATTCAAGCGGGAGAAGAGATTTTGCGGATGGAATCACCTTTTTCTTTGCTCCTGTCAATTCATCCGTGAGGACTGCCTCTTATGGTGCAAGCATAGGCCTTAATAATAATACAGACGGTGTTTATTCAAATTCATCTGCGGAGACGTTTTTTGCAGTTGAATTCGATACGTACCAGAATCCTTTCGATCCAGTTGCCCCACATGTTGGGATTGATGTAAATTCGATGGTGTCTGTTGCAACCGCTTATTGGCAGAATGATTTTACTCGGGGGAGGCAAAATGAAGCTTGGATTAGCTACACCGGCAGTTCAAAGCTTCTCACTGTTAATTTTACAAATACTTATAATAATACAATCAGACCAGGTAGCCTCAGCCGCGTGGTTGATCTCAGAGATTACATGCCTGAAAAAGTTGTGTTTGGCTTTTCTGGTGCAACAGGAGATTTTTTCGAGAGAAATACTGTTAAGTCTTGggatttttattcaaatttaattttcgaTGTTACTTCTAATGTGCCAGCTCCGAGCCCAACACCGGATCCCCCGGTCAACTTAATTACTGTAGATGGAAACCGGAAAAGGAAGCGGGGAGTCTGGAGATTAGCTTTCGGATTAGGCGCTGCGGGATTGCTGATTGTACTTCTTGTTTTGGGATTTGCCGGCTgtttcttgaagaagaaaaatgatatCAAGTCGTCGATGGAGAAGGAATTTGAAAGGAGCGCTGGGGCTAAGAGGTTTTCGTACAAAAAACTGGCCCGTGGAACTGATGATTTTGCAGAGAAATTAAAGCTTGGAGAAGGAGGATTTGGTGGAGTTTACAGAGGTTACTTTAAAGAAACCGATTCATATGTTGCTGTAAAAAGGATATCGAAGGGATCACGTCAAGGGCTGAAAGAGTATGCATCAGAAGTGAAGATCATTAGTCAACTAAGACACAGAAACCTCGTCCAACTCATCGGTTGGTGCCACGAAAAAGGTGAACTCCTCCTTGTTTACGAGTTCTTGCCAAATGGGAGCTTAGATTCACATCTCTTTAAACATAATTCGGTGTTGACATGGGAAGTTAGATACAAAATTGCACAAGGATTAGCCTCAGCTTTGTTGTATCTACATGAAGAATGGAAACAATGTGTagtccatagagatatcaaATCAAGCAACATTATCTTGGATTCAAACTTCGATGCCAAACTCGGTGATTTCGGCCTAGCTCGACTCGTCGATCACGAGAATGGGTCACAAACCACGAAGATTGTGGGGACTAGAGGATACATGGCACCCGAATACGCGATCTCTGGCAGGGCCAGGAAAGAATCTGACATATTCAGTTTCGGAGTCGTTTTATTAGAGATCACTTGTGGGAGAAGTGCCATTGATGCTATATTTCAAGAAGATGATCAGCTCCGATTAGTGGAATGGGTGTGGCAACTTTATGGTGCCGGAAAAATACTAGATTCAGCGGAGCAAGATTTAGGAACCGAGCAAAATTGTGGAGAAATGGAGACATTGTTGGTTTTGGGGCTATGGTGTGCTCATCCTGATTGTCGGCATCGGCCCACAATACGACAGGCGATTAATGTGATGAATTTTGAGGCTCCATTGCCAGTTCTTCCAGAAGTAATGCCGGTGCCGGTATATCAGAGTCCTTCCATGCACGTGGGGGAAAGTTCTGGTGTGAATCACAGTACTAGTGGGAGTGATTCTATGGGCTGCAGCAGCCATTACGGCAACCCCTCAAAATTTACCACTTATTCTAATGCATTAGCTCCGTTGCTTAAGACTGTTTGA